A single genomic interval of Salmo trutta chromosome 13, fSalTru1.1, whole genome shotgun sequence harbors:
- the LOC115205159 gene encoding homeodomain-only protein: protein MASNGMESMQLAEDQIKILEENFTRVSKHPDESTLMLIAAESGLTEEETAKWFRLRNAQWRQAEGLPAQLGSVKD, encoded by the exons ATGGCTTCAAATGGAATGGAAAGTATGCAGTTAGCGGAGGACCAGATCAAAATTCTGGAGGAGAATTTCACCAGAGTCAGCAAGCATCCCGACGAGTCGACGCTCATGTTGATCGCAGCTGAAAGCGGACTAACCGAGGAAGAGACAGCG AAATGGTTTAGGCTACGCAACGCACAGTGGAGACAGGCCGAGGGCCTTCCAGCTCAACTGGGATCAGTGAAAGACTGA